The following proteins are co-located in the Brevibacillus laterosporus DSM 25 genome:
- the miaB gene encoding tRNA (N6-isopentenyl adenosine(37)-C2)-methylthiotransferase MiaB, whose product MIDKKEATTDLKSGKSSKSTADYAKYFQAPSLKDAKKRGKEEIEVHYDFNIPEEMKQIGKGLHYLIRTYGCQMNEHDTETMAGIFEAMGYTATEDTMEADVVLFNTCAIREGAEDKVFGELGHMKHLKRNNPNLILGLCGCMSQEEKVVNKVLRSYSEVDMIFGTHNIHRLPVLLRDAMFSKEMVIEVWSKEGDIIENMPKTRTGDIKAWVNIMYGCDKFCTYCIVPYTRGKERSRRPEDVIAEVRELARQGFKEIMVLGQNVNAYGKDFEDREYGLGDLLDELRKIDIPRIRFTTSHPRDFDDHLIEVLAKGGNLVEQIHLPAQSGSSEVLKKMARKYTREHYMELVRKIKAAIPDVSLTTDIIVGFPGETEEQFQETLSMMKEVEYDSAYTFIYSPREGTPAASMEDNVAEAEKKDRLQRLMAVQNDISLRKNQQMIGKTYELLIEGESRKNPEVLTGRTRTGKLVHVKADKSLIGTLVHVTITDAKTFTTYGELVTKVEV is encoded by the coding sequence ATGATTGATAAAAAAGAGGCGACAACGGACTTAAAATCCGGAAAGTCTAGCAAATCCACAGCAGATTATGCAAAATATTTTCAGGCACCTAGCTTAAAAGATGCCAAGAAACGTGGAAAAGAAGAGATTGAAGTGCATTACGACTTCAATATACCTGAAGAAATGAAACAGATAGGAAAAGGCCTTCACTATTTGATTCGTACGTATGGCTGTCAAATGAACGAACATGACACTGAGACCATGGCTGGAATTTTTGAGGCTATGGGTTATACAGCGACAGAAGATACGATGGAAGCTGATGTCGTTCTGTTTAATACCTGTGCGATCCGAGAAGGGGCAGAGGATAAGGTTTTCGGTGAACTTGGTCACATGAAGCATCTGAAACGTAACAATCCTAATCTCATTCTCGGATTATGTGGCTGTATGTCACAAGAAGAAAAGGTAGTAAATAAAGTACTGCGCTCCTATTCGGAAGTAGATATGATTTTTGGAACGCATAATATTCATCGTCTACCAGTATTATTGCGAGATGCCATGTTTAGCAAAGAAATGGTAATTGAGGTATGGTCTAAAGAAGGCGATATCATTGAAAATATGCCGAAAACACGCACAGGTGATATCAAAGCGTGGGTAAATATTATGTATGGCTGTGATAAGTTCTGTACGTACTGTATCGTGCCCTATACACGTGGAAAAGAACGCAGTCGTCGTCCAGAGGATGTTATTGCCGAGGTGCGTGAACTGGCACGTCAAGGGTTTAAAGAAATCATGGTACTTGGACAAAACGTAAATGCATATGGGAAAGACTTTGAAGATCGGGAATACGGACTAGGGGATCTGTTAGACGAACTTCGTAAGATTGATATTCCACGTATTCGCTTTACAACAAGTCATCCACGGGATTTTGATGACCATTTAATTGAAGTCTTAGCAAAAGGCGGAAATTTGGTGGAGCAAATTCACCTGCCTGCGCAGTCTGGTAGCTCAGAAGTATTGAAAAAAATGGCACGTAAGTATACACGTGAACATTACATGGAGTTAGTACGTAAAATTAAGGCTGCTATTCCTGATGTTTCGCTAACTACAGATATTATAGTTGGATTTCCGGGTGAAACTGAGGAACAATTCCAGGAAACACTCTCCATGATGAAAGAAGTGGAGTACGACTCAGCCTACACTTTCATTTACTCCCCTCGCGAGGGTACACCGGCAGCTTCTATGGAGGATAATGTAGCTGAAGCGGAGAAAAAGGATCGTTTGCAACGATTGATGGCTGTACAGAATGATATTTCTTTGCGGAAAAATCAGCAGATGATTGGTAAAACCTATGAGTTGCTGATCGAAGGAGAGAGTCGAAAAAACCCTGAAGTATTAACTGGGCGCACTCGAACTGGAAAATTAGTGCATGTAAAAGCTGATAAATCTTTAATTGGTACACTGGTACATGTTACAATTACAGATGCAAAAACATTTACCACATACGGTGAATTAGTGACTAAAGTTGAGGTGTAA
- the cotE gene encoding outer spore coat protein CotE has translation MSGPDKDLQCRELIAKAVCGRGHRFSQTTHTISPTQTPTTILGCWIINNNFSAEKVLESVVISGTYDVNLWYSYEDNTQTEVKKEEVQYTLDVPLSYFDKHCRGDLEIICQCIEQPKCVRAEICGSTVNVRVEQEYSVEVVGETKVCVVICHNCEDKDSYSHDFDDSTEEYDQFDSSSLLDDLD, from the coding sequence ATGTCTGGTCCTGATAAAGATTTGCAGTGTCGAGAATTGATTGCCAAGGCTGTCTGCGGTAGAGGACATAGATTCTCGCAAACGACACATACAATCTCACCTACTCAGACGCCGACTACTATCCTAGGATGCTGGATTATTAACAATAATTTTTCAGCAGAAAAAGTATTAGAATCGGTCGTTATCAGTGGAACGTATGATGTCAATCTCTGGTATTCTTATGAGGATAATACTCAAACAGAAGTCAAAAAAGAAGAAGTACAGTATACTCTAGATGTTCCCCTCTCTTATTTTGACAAACATTGCCGCGGTGATTTAGAAATTATTTGCCAGTGCATTGAACAACCAAAATGCGTCAGAGCAGAAATTTGCGGTAGTACAGTTAATGTACGAGTTGAACAGGAGTATTCTGTGGAAGTTGTTGGAGAAACCAAGGTGTGTGTTGTAATTTGCCACAACTGTGAGGATAAAGACTCCTACTCGCATGACTTTGATGACTCAACCGAAGAGTACGATCAATTCGACTCATCAAGCTTACTAGATGATTTAGATTAA
- a CDS encoding LytTR family transcriptional regulator DNA-binding domain-containing protein, with protein sequence MKPRLTGIRIERKYDESDFVEFGVEEVNYVDLFRPKKNSASILRFHTNKGVFLGVTTLEGIRASWGKYGFVSLDAVNVVNLENITYVVENALFIRAYFDDGSYTTVSRSKYELVKHLKRKNHPD encoded by the coding sequence ATGAAACCAAGGTTAACAGGGATTAGAATCGAAAGGAAGTACGATGAGTCAGATTTTGTAGAATTTGGAGTGGAAGAGGTTAATTATGTAGATCTCTTCAGACCAAAAAAGAATTCAGCTAGCATTTTACGTTTTCATACTAATAAAGGTGTGTTTCTCGGAGTGACTACCTTAGAAGGGATTCGCGCTTCTTGGGGGAAATACGGTTTTGTTTCATTAGATGCTGTAAATGTTGTCAATCTCGAAAACATTACTTATGTAGTGGAGAATGCGTTGTTCATCAGAGCTTACTTCGACGATGGTTCTTATACAACAGTTTCTAGGTCTAAGTATGAATTAGTTAAACATCTGAAAAGAAAGAATCATCCAGATTAA
- a CDS encoding (2Fe-2S)-binding protein, with product MKKKYADLLDEMFNIHLLEPKGAYRSMPATDLLNEGYMRNFIDQYAPLIKALDDTATAAYLASWFLAMATGLQYMVSVQNKALDLSLTNVIIHMSPKSEGSYTRISFQLRSWTETEAPESDEKRQEWRKDVLSRLYGETLRPLLECMSVVSGCNVGQMWGQLPTKFHYFIENLMEQTTNSEEKQRVIDDYHFLQHEFSPSVIGRSKNPFDVKVRFIEHIEDPTKQMRMKNVCCRYFRTEGAQYCYTCPLMKEEDRAARRTKHRAEIIQANA from the coding sequence ATGAAAAAGAAATATGCTGACCTGCTTGATGAGATGTTTAATATTCATTTGCTAGAACCTAAGGGAGCTTATCGTTCAATGCCTGCCACTGACTTACTTAACGAGGGGTACATGCGAAATTTTATTGATCAATACGCCCCATTGATAAAGGCATTAGATGATACGGCTACGGCAGCATACCTTGCTAGCTGGTTTCTTGCGATGGCTACTGGGCTTCAGTATATGGTGTCGGTGCAAAATAAGGCTTTGGATCTTTCTTTAACGAATGTAATAATACATATGAGCCCAAAATCTGAGGGATCGTACACGCGGATCTCTTTCCAACTACGTTCGTGGACAGAAACGGAAGCACCAGAGAGTGACGAGAAGAGACAGGAATGGAGAAAAGATGTTCTTTCCCGTTTATACGGTGAAACATTGCGTCCGCTCTTGGAATGTATGTCTGTGGTTTCTGGATGTAACGTTGGCCAGATGTGGGGGCAGTTGCCAACTAAATTCCATTATTTTATAGAAAATCTTATGGAACAAACAACGAACTCAGAAGAAAAACAGCGAGTGATTGATGATTATCATTTTTTACAGCATGAGTTTAGTCCAAGTGTCATTGGGCGTAGCAAGAATCCGTTTGATGTGAAGGTGCGATTCATCGAACATATAGAGGACCCAACAAAACAAATGAGAATGAAAAATGTATGCTGCAGATATTTTAGAACCGAGGGTGCCCAGTATTGCTACACCTGTCCTCTTATGAAAGAAGAGGACAGAGCGGCAAGAAGAACAAAACATCGAGCTGAAATCATACAAGCGAATGCATAA
- a CDS encoding RicAFT regulatory complex protein RicA family protein produces the protein MAETPVYTDQEILAKARELANMISRTKEVDFFKRAESQVKQNKRVQDLISSLKAKQKQLVMYESMNNAKLVEKVQAEFDALQEELDEIPLVTEFKQSQTDVNDLLQMVTHVITNTVSDRIILDTGGNPLTGKTGGPEAGHHDDEGCGCGH, from the coding sequence ATGGCAGAAACACCGGTTTACACAGATCAAGAAATTTTGGCAAAAGCGCGTGAATTAGCTAACATGATTTCTCGTACAAAAGAAGTAGACTTTTTCAAACGAGCAGAATCACAGGTAAAGCAAAATAAACGCGTTCAAGATTTGATTTCCAGTCTGAAAGCAAAACAAAAGCAACTAGTCATGTATGAGAGCATGAACAATGCGAAACTTGTCGAAAAAGTACAAGCTGAATTCGATGCTCTTCAGGAAGAATTAGACGAAATTCCGCTGGTAACGGAATTCAAGCAATCTCAAACAGATGTAAACGATCTATTGCAAATGGTGACACATGTTATTACCAATACCGTGTCCGATAGAATCATCCTAGATACTGGTGGTAATCCTCTTACAGGTAAAACAGGTGGCCCTGAAGCCGGTCATCATGATGATGAAGGCTGTGGTTGTGGCCACTAA
- a CDS encoding helix-turn-helix domain-containing protein, with amino-acid sequence MSTFGQRLQKSRKKAKLTQEQVANKLGLDYSTISKYENDHSQPDNDTLIALADLYFVTVDYLLGRSGEQADHDLSLVDEYLPKEKLEKLTPKQMEKINDFLSLPEDIQMNIGTMIEAAVEIVKNKNRPD; translated from the coding sequence ATGTCGACATTTGGTCAACGATTACAGAAATCTAGAAAAAAAGCAAAATTAACGCAAGAACAAGTGGCCAATAAACTCGGACTTGACTACTCCACTATCTCCAAATATGAGAATGATCACTCGCAACCCGATAATGATACTCTTATAGCACTAGCAGATCTCTATTTTGTTACGGTAGATTATCTTCTCGGTCGATCAGGTGAACAAGCAGATCACGATCTCTCTTTAGTGGATGAGTACCTACCTAAGGAAAAATTAGAAAAATTAACTCCAAAACAAATGGAAAAGATTAACGATTTTTTATCCTTACCGGAAGACATCCAAATGAATATCGGTACAATGATTGAAGCGGCTGTTGAAATCGTAAAAAACAAAAACCGTCCTGATTAG
- the mutS gene encoding DNA mismatch repair protein MutS, with the protein MAQYTPMIQQYLEIKRQYTDAFLFFRLGDFYELFFEDAILASRELEITLTGRGGGAEERIPMCGVPHHAAETYIAELLKKGYKVAICEQVEDPKASKGVVKREVTRMITPGTMIEGKWLNDKENNYLVAIAALSGKAAVAACDLSTGEMYTTSLSTMYAAVEEAMQYRPSELLLCDIAEDELRGKGLSPHMSITCLATNVVSQTAIDELYPKEAAQLEDAVRLAMNGLLHYVGSTQKRALTHMRSLQHYVADEFLQMDHFSRRNLELTETIRDKSKKGSLLWLLDKTETAMGGRLLRRWIERPLLNPEEIGNRYDTVEAFRHDLLLRSDVREGLDRVYDLERLAGRISYGNANAKDLVQLRHSLEAIPSVVHLLVNSGEEALQSIASDMDDCSDIAQFLAETLVEEPPVSVREGNLIQDGHDEYLDKLRLASRQGKSWIAQLEKSERELTGIRSLKVGFNKVFGYYIEISKANLAHIPAGRYERKQTLTNAERYVTPELKEKEALILEAEEKLVELEYQLFTQIRLEVAKHIPRIQKLAERIARIDVLQAFATVSEERGFIRPTLSTDGEVYVKDGRHAVVEAVLNQEKYVANDVTMNQKDRNILLITGPNMAGKSTYMRQMALITVMAQIGCFVPASEARISLVDQIFTRIGAADDLVGGFSTFMVEMLETRNALVKATPRSLILLDEIGRGTSTYDGMALAQAVIEYIHEHIGAKTLFSTHYHELTDLEEKIPGVVNVHARCEERDGKLLFLHKIEEGRADKSYGIHVAELAEMPLEVISRAREILQGLEGKDREAPLEQLSLDMLWGQAPSALQQVASGQSVPTHKKKNKVDVSTESNVETEGKTDRTDAVVEVAEVVQSTATSSHTEDAMRVAMPLNPSEPSANPTEAEVLSELRDIDLNQMTPLQALIQLSNWNARLRKHK; encoded by the coding sequence ATGGCACAATACACCCCGATGATTCAACAATATTTAGAGATAAAGCGTCAATATACAGATGCTTTTTTGTTTTTCCGTTTAGGCGATTTTTATGAGCTATTTTTTGAAGATGCAATTTTGGCTTCACGTGAACTAGAGATTACGTTAACAGGTCGTGGAGGAGGAGCGGAAGAGCGCATCCCAATGTGTGGAGTTCCTCATCATGCAGCTGAGACCTACATTGCTGAATTGTTAAAAAAAGGATACAAAGTAGCAATTTGTGAACAAGTAGAAGATCCTAAAGCATCAAAAGGTGTTGTAAAGCGCGAAGTAACACGAATGATTACACCTGGGACCATGATTGAAGGAAAATGGTTAAACGATAAAGAGAACAATTATCTGGTTGCTATTGCCGCTTTGTCTGGAAAAGCGGCGGTAGCAGCGTGTGATTTAAGTACTGGTGAAATGTATACAACTTCATTATCAACCATGTATGCAGCAGTAGAGGAAGCGATGCAGTATCGGCCGAGCGAGCTATTGCTATGTGATATCGCTGAAGATGAGCTTCGAGGCAAAGGATTATCACCACATATGTCTATTACCTGCCTAGCTACCAATGTAGTGTCGCAAACAGCCATAGATGAGCTGTATCCAAAGGAAGCTGCTCAGTTAGAGGATGCAGTCCGCCTAGCGATGAATGGTCTCTTGCATTATGTAGGATCTACACAAAAGCGAGCATTAACACATATGCGTTCCTTACAACATTATGTGGCAGATGAATTTCTGCAAATGGACCATTTCTCGCGCAGAAATTTAGAGCTGACTGAAACCATTCGGGACAAGTCCAAAAAAGGCTCTCTATTGTGGCTTCTGGATAAAACGGAGACGGCAATGGGAGGACGTTTGTTACGTCGCTGGATTGAACGACCTCTCTTGAATCCTGAGGAAATCGGTAATCGTTATGACACGGTAGAAGCATTTCGTCACGATTTATTATTGCGCTCCGATGTACGTGAAGGTCTTGATCGGGTGTATGATTTGGAGCGTTTAGCGGGACGAATTTCTTATGGCAATGCAAATGCAAAAGATTTGGTGCAACTGCGCCATTCTCTCGAGGCCATTCCTAGTGTAGTACATTTGTTGGTTAACAGTGGGGAGGAAGCCTTACAATCGATTGCTTCAGATATGGATGACTGTAGTGATATTGCCCAATTTCTAGCAGAAACGCTCGTAGAAGAACCACCTGTGAGTGTTCGTGAAGGTAATTTAATTCAAGATGGTCATGACGAATATCTGGACAAGCTCAGACTGGCTAGTCGCCAAGGTAAGAGCTGGATCGCACAACTCGAAAAAAGCGAGCGGGAGCTAACAGGAATTCGCTCCTTGAAGGTGGGCTTCAATAAAGTCTTTGGTTACTATATCGAAATCTCAAAGGCTAATCTTGCCCATATACCAGCGGGACGTTACGAGCGTAAGCAAACATTAACGAATGCGGAGCGCTATGTCACGCCAGAGTTAAAAGAGAAGGAAGCACTAATTCTGGAAGCTGAAGAGAAGCTAGTGGAATTAGAATATCAGTTATTTACTCAAATTCGTTTGGAAGTAGCTAAGCACATCCCTCGCATTCAAAAATTAGCAGAACGAATTGCGCGTATTGATGTGTTGCAAGCCTTTGCTACCGTGAGTGAAGAACGTGGCTTTATCCGTCCAACATTATCTACGGATGGTGAGGTTTATGTAAAAGATGGTCGCCATGCTGTAGTGGAAGCAGTATTAAATCAAGAGAAGTATGTTGCAAATGACGTGACGATGAATCAAAAAGATCGTAATATTTTACTCATTACAGGTCCTAATATGGCGGGTAAGAGTACATATATGCGTCAAATGGCGTTGATCACGGTTATGGCTCAGATCGGTTGTTTTGTTCCGGCTAGTGAAGCCCGTATTAGCTTAGTAGATCAGATTTTTACACGAATTGGTGCTGCCGATGATTTAGTAGGTGGATTCTCTACTTTTATGGTGGAAATGCTAGAAACTCGTAACGCGCTAGTAAAGGCGACTCCACGTAGTTTGATCTTATTAGATGAGATTGGTCGTGGAACGTCCACCTATGACGGTATGGCTTTAGCGCAAGCTGTCATTGAATATATCCATGAGCATATTGGTGCAAAGACACTATTCTCTACACACTATCATGAACTGACTGATTTGGAGGAGAAAATTCCTGGAGTGGTGAATGTCCATGCACGTTGTGAAGAACGTGATGGCAAACTCTTATTCTTGCATAAGATCGAAGAGGGGCGAGCTGATAAAAGCTATGGTATTCATGTTGCCGAATTAGCAGAAATGCCTCTTGAGGTAATCAGTCGTGCACGTGAAATCTTACAGGGATTAGAAGGGAAGGATCGAGAAGCGCCGTTAGAGCAACTTTCACTTGATATGCTTTGGGGACAAGCTCCATCAGCATTACAGCAAGTTGCTTCAGGTCAATCTGTACCTACTCATAAGAAAAAGAATAAAGTAGACGTTTCTACTGAATCAAACGTAGAAACAGAAGGTAAAACGGACAGGACCGATGCTGTAGTAGAAGTCGCAGAGGTGGTTCAATCTACAGCTACTTCTAGCCATACGGAAGATGCTATGAGGGTGGCAATGCCTCTGAATCCATCTGAACCTTCCGCAAACCCTACAGAGGCAGAAGTCCTATCAGAATTACGTGATATAGATTTAAATCAAATGACGCCTCTACAAGCACTCATTCAGTTATCTAACTGGAATGCACGTTTACGTAAACATAAGTAA
- the mutL gene encoding DNA mismatch repair endonuclease MutL — protein MGKIQVLTEQVSNMIAAGEVVERPASVVKELVENAIDAGTSQVEIHIEEGGLQLIRIVDNGAGMDRDDCLRAFERHATSKIRSARDLFHIRSLGFRGEALASIASVSRIELMSAEDSGQVGTKVVIDGGDMKSVEDFARVKGTEIVVRDLFFNTPARLKYMRSISTEVGHVSDYVNRLAITYPKIAFTLTHNGKNLLQTSGDGKLLHVMAAIYGVQVAKLLLPFEGETLDFRWSGLLSKTEVTRANRTYISTLVNGRYVRNYPLSQAIMRGYHTFLPIGRFPIVAMHIEMDPILVDVNVHPAKLEVRFSKEQELCAAVEQSVKEALQAGLRIVQPLQTSSKPKIKLEKPYQPQFNLGEHHSDEQQQQMNRLLTAFDVPLREKRSTYVERTVEPASFELTAKKIVEQQRDQEPLAEVPVQPDQQHESKWMYTGNNKTGYPSSISRQPVVEGSSNSSVQNDADNEIDSCELEKSSTEYDITDSRKSVKTQEVVWDDFIEDDKSITDEEDRNRLSSYIVERSETMGDMSNSTAEEHTENTSILTASNLDDSAHSDEDGTAVPVLYPVGQVHGTYIIAQNDSGMYLIDQHAAQERIFYEYFMQKLQEEKVSSQMLLFPHTVECTMQEEAKLLDRLELLQSFGLDIEWFGNRTFLVRAHPQWFPQGSEVEIINELIQFVQEASENERVEVSKMREKAAIMMSCKASIKANRYLTHAEMEALLNRLRQTTSPFTCPHGRPIAIHFSTYELEKMFKRVM, from the coding sequence ATGGGGAAAATTCAAGTGCTTACAGAGCAGGTAAGCAATATGATTGCTGCTGGTGAAGTGGTAGAACGCCCAGCCTCTGTGGTGAAGGAGCTGGTGGAAAACGCCATTGATGCAGGTACCTCTCAAGTAGAAATTCACATTGAGGAAGGCGGTTTACAGCTAATCCGCATCGTTGATAATGGCGCAGGAATGGATCGAGACGATTGCTTACGAGCTTTTGAGCGGCATGCTACGAGTAAGATTCGTTCAGCACGTGATTTATTCCATATTCGCTCTCTTGGTTTTCGCGGGGAAGCCTTGGCATCTATCGCCTCGGTATCTCGAATCGAATTGATGAGTGCTGAAGATAGCGGACAAGTAGGAACTAAGGTCGTTATCGACGGTGGAGATATGAAAAGCGTTGAGGATTTCGCTAGGGTAAAAGGAACAGAAATTGTCGTACGTGACTTATTTTTTAATACACCAGCACGTTTAAAATATATGCGCTCTATTTCTACAGAAGTAGGACATGTCTCAGATTATGTAAACCGTTTAGCGATTACCTATCCGAAAATTGCTTTTACCCTAACTCATAATGGGAAAAACCTCCTCCAAACGTCAGGCGATGGTAAACTATTACATGTGATGGCAGCCATTTATGGGGTTCAGGTAGCAAAGCTATTGTTGCCGTTTGAAGGGGAGACGTTAGATTTTCGCTGGAGTGGTCTATTATCTAAGACGGAGGTTACGAGAGCGAATCGCACGTACATCTCGACTCTGGTTAACGGTCGTTATGTACGTAATTATCCACTGTCTCAGGCGATTATGCGAGGGTATCATACCTTTTTACCGATTGGGCGGTTTCCGATAGTTGCTATGCATATTGAGATGGACCCTATTTTGGTTGATGTGAATGTTCACCCAGCTAAACTAGAGGTACGTTTTAGTAAGGAACAAGAATTGTGTGCAGCGGTCGAACAATCAGTGAAAGAGGCACTACAAGCAGGCTTACGAATCGTGCAACCATTACAGACAAGCAGTAAACCCAAAATTAAGCTGGAAAAACCGTATCAGCCGCAGTTTAATCTTGGTGAACACCATTCAGACGAACAGCAACAGCAGATGAATCGATTATTGACCGCTTTTGATGTACCGCTCAGAGAGAAACGGTCGACCTACGTAGAACGAACAGTGGAGCCTGCGTCTTTTGAATTGACGGCAAAAAAAATAGTTGAACAGCAGAGAGATCAGGAGCCTCTAGCAGAGGTTCCCGTACAGCCAGATCAACAACACGAGAGCAAGTGGATGTACACAGGTAACAACAAGACCGGTTATCCTTCTAGTATTTCGAGACAGCCTGTAGTAGAAGGCTCTAGTAATAGTTCTGTTCAAAATGATGCTGATAATGAAATTGATTCTTGTGAGCTAGAAAAGTCATCAACTGAATATGATATAACCGATTCTAGGAAAAGCGTTAAAACACAAGAGGTCGTATGGGACGATTTTATAGAAGATGACAAAAGCATAACAGACGAGGAAGATCGTAATAGGTTGAGTTCATATATAGTAGAACGTTCAGAGACAATGGGTGATATGAGTAACTCAACAGCTGAAGAACATACTGAGAATACATCTATACTAACGGCAAGCAATCTTGATGATTCAGCGCACTCAGACGAGGATGGAACTGCTGTCCCAGTCTTATATCCAGTAGGTCAAGTTCATGGGACTTACATCATTGCTCAGAATGATTCAGGCATGTATTTAATTGATCAGCATGCTGCTCAGGAACGGATTTTTTATGAGTACTTCATGCAAAAATTGCAAGAAGAAAAGGTTTCGAGTCAAATGCTTTTATTTCCACATACAGTGGAATGCACGATGCAGGAAGAAGCGAAATTATTGGATCGACTTGAGTTGCTACAATCATTTGGGTTAGATATAGAATGGTTTGGTAACCGGACGTTTCTTGTACGGGCTCATCCTCAGTGGTTCCCTCAAGGAAGTGAAGTAGAGATTATTAATGAACTGATTCAGTTTGTACAAGAAGCAAGTGAAAATGAGCGAGTTGAAGTGAGCAAGATGCGAGAAAAGGCTGCCATTATGATGTCATGTAAAGCTTCTATAAAAGCTAATCGTTATTTGACACACGCCGAGATGGAGGCTCTTTTAAACAGGCTTCGCCAAACGACCAGTCCATTTACTTGTCCGCATGGTCGACCCATCGCTATTCACTTTTCAACATATGAATTAGAAAAAATGTTTAAACGAGTTATGTAA
- a CDS encoding putative amidoligase domain-containing protein produces MSNMVMSKVTASAIEKWNRESAIKHTHHREKMIAILKLHGVPIQTYVGVIPMQTFEVHLFQHQVAAIYRIEERTVWILQEARTIGKTRKEEVSQTLDETEKNRIIALAMRTIYALGLDYGKVTVGVHSPTRMRIIDCQAELPIDVSLRERLQLFMKQREQQILLDQVAAPQVMLGADPEFALRDQFGQMAIASEYLTKNGIIGYDGVRLKTEFPSNQHPLVEVRPDPSTEPEIVFKNIYRALHLAQRRISDDSISWLAGGMPFDGYPIGGHIHVSGTTLHFDLIRKLDTYLALPLCLLEDHGCLKRRPRYGFLGDVREQPHGGFEYRTLPSWLVSPRITKGVLALTKVIAESQYLLKQDVSTDISMQLAYYRGEKEKLASLVKDLYLELTVLPLYKRYRKYITPLFHSIFTDGEWQCNQDMKLAWKLPPFQLNN; encoded by the coding sequence ATGTCTAACATGGTAATGAGTAAAGTCACCGCCTCTGCGATTGAGAAGTGGAATAGGGAGAGCGCCATAAAACATACGCATCATCGAGAGAAAATGATAGCCATTTTGAAGTTACACGGAGTGCCAATTCAGACGTACGTTGGAGTAATTCCAATGCAAACGTTTGAGGTACATCTGTTTCAACATCAGGTCGCTGCCATTTATCGGATAGAAGAACGTACTGTTTGGATTTTACAGGAAGCACGAACGATTGGCAAAACCCGTAAAGAAGAGGTAAGCCAAACTTTAGACGAGACGGAAAAAAATCGGATCATTGCTCTGGCAATGCGTACCATTTACGCTCTCGGATTAGATTACGGGAAAGTGACAGTTGGAGTGCATTCCCCAACAAGAATGCGAATAATTGACTGTCAAGCGGAACTACCGATAGATGTTTCGTTACGGGAACGTTTACAGTTGTTTATGAAGCAACGTGAACAGCAAATTCTTTTGGATCAAGTAGCCGCTCCACAGGTGATGTTAGGAGCCGATCCAGAATTTGCTTTGCGTGATCAGTTTGGACAGATGGCAATTGCTTCTGAATATTTAACGAAAAATGGTATCATTGGATATGATGGTGTCCGATTAAAGACAGAGTTTCCATCCAATCAGCATCCATTGGTTGAAGTTCGACCAGATCCTTCAACAGAGCCAGAAATCGTCTTCAAAAATATCTATAGAGCCCTTCATTTAGCTCAACGTCGGATATCTGATGATTCCATTAGTTGGTTAGCGGGGGGAATGCCCTTCGATGGTTATCCAATCGGTGGTCATATTCATGTTAGCGGGACTACTCTGCATTTCGATTTAATACGTAAATTAGATACTTATTTAGCACTACCTCTATGTTTACTAGAAGATCATGGTTGTCTTAAAAGACGACCGCGTTATGGCTTTTTAGGAGATGTACGAGAACAGCCGCATGGAGGATTTGAATACAGGACGCTACCTAGTTGGCTGGTTTCGCCACGAATCACCAAAGGAGTTTTGGCTCTTACCAAAGTAATTGCTGAATCCCAATATCTTCTCAAGCAAGATGTAAGTACAGATATATCCATGCAGCTTGCCTACTATCGAGGGGAGAAGGAAAAACTTGCTTCGTTAGTCAAGGATTTGTATTTGGAGTTAACCGTTTTACCTTTATACAAAAGGTATCGAAAATATATAACTCCCCTTTTTCATAGTATTTTTACGGATGGGGAGTGGCAATGCAACCAAGATATGAAGCTAGCTTGGAAGTTACCCCCATTTCAACTCAACAACTAG